In Salvelinus namaycush isolate Seneca chromosome 17, SaNama_1.0, whole genome shotgun sequence, one genomic interval encodes:
- the LOC120061957 gene encoding protocadherin-18-like: MQDVSGKNLKYKVYEEQKVGTVIARLKEDVAGVLSKLPSSVSFLFRAMQRGSTPFLSVREEDGEITIGTKIDREKICEKNLNCSIEFDVITLPTEYLQLFHVEVEVLDINDNSPQFSRAIIPIEISESASVGNRIQLDSATDPDVGDNSLYSYSLTPNHFFKIDIRTRTDGAKYAELVVVRELDREVQSNYQLQLTASDNGVPPKSGSTLLKISISDSNDNSPAFDEQAYVINLMENSPLGTLLIDLNATDPDEGTNGKIVYSFSSHVSPKILETFKINPENGQITLIKKVDYESTSSYELDIQAQDLGPNSIPGLCKIVIKVVDVNDNKPEININLMTPGKEEVAYISEGAPVDTFIALVRVDDSDTGLNGDVVCRLHGHGHFRLQKTYEKNYMILTNVSLDREKRSEYSLTVIAEDRGSPSLSTVKHFTVQVLDENDNPPRFEKSRYEVFKSENNSPGAYLMTVVASDPDLGTNGQVTYTVVEALVQGSPISTYVTIDPSNGAIYALRSFDHEDVSRIAFTVQARDGGNPALSSNATVLLTVLDDNDNPPTIQSPPLRNHTADLPLWRHASAGQLVTIIKATDRDTGANGELSCSIVGGNEEGLFVMDARRCELRTNGSLEGVPKDVLEIRVEVQDRGTTRLSTGALLRLSLQENMDILPPDLPTGPSQPPLDLSLIIIISLGAVCALLLVVMVMFTTARCNREKKDPRNSYNCRVAENTYQNHPKKPSRQIHKGDITLVPTVNGTLPVRAHPRSPSASPAPERGTMGSRQSQHSRQSLNSLVTISSNHVAENFALELAHATPPVEGQYQPRPCFRGNKYSRSYRYALNDMDKFSLKDSGRGDSDAGDSDYEAGRESPIDRLLGEAFTELYPPDGQHRPHPQHPHAAMRLCTEECRVLGHSDQCWMPPLPSPASSDYRSNLFIPGDDPRQARDPEQPPQSSDPAHPHAQRSNQSFSTFGKDNQEGAEEGEAEDGGEEGEDLCGTTSLLSEMSSVFQRLLPPSLDSYIQVSETQKGGTSVGGVSVPMTGSLDRRRGHLPGKPSAAAHQQGVAAWAANTHFQNPGSSIGPSGHLTALVSPTLVVPSLAPAPAPIPVPVPLPGPCGKWLPAMEEIPENFEEDEFDSVLGQLGHLQGKKSDSRHELMDASELVAEINKLLQDVRQS; the protein is encoded by the exons ATGCAGGACGTTTCTGGTAAGAATttgaaatataaagtttatgaaGAGCAAAAAGTGGGCACAGTGATTGCAAGGCTAAAGGAAGACGTGGCGGGTGTTCTTTCTAAATTACCGAGTTCAGTGTCCTTTCTGTTCCGTGCTATGCAGCGGGGGAGCACTCCGTTTCTGTCGGTTCGGGAGGAGGACGGTGAAATCACCATAGGGACCAAGATTGACCGGGAGAAGATTTGTGAAAAGAACCTCAACTGTTCCATCGAATTTGACGTTATCACTCTGCCTACTGAATACCTCCAGCTCTTCCACGTCGAGGTGGAAGTCTTGGACATTAACGATAACTCGCCACAGTTCTCTCGTGCCATCATACCCATTGAGATCTCCGAGAGCGCATCTGTGGGAAACCGGATCCAGCTGGACAGCGCCACGGACCCAGACGTGGGAGATAACTCCCTTTACTCTTATTCCCTGACACCGAATCACTTTTTCAAAATCGACATTAGGACCAGAACCGACGGTGCCAAATACGCAGAGCTTGTTGTGGTGAGAGAGCTGGACAGGGAGGTGCAGTCCAACTACCAGCTGCAGCTAACGGCCTCGGACAATGGAGTCCCCCCGAAGTCCGGCTCCACTTTGCTCAAGATAAGCATCTCGGACTCCAATGACAACAGTCCGGCTTTTGACGAGCAGGCTTACGTTATTAATCTCATGGAAAACTCACCACTAGGGACTCTACTGATTGATTTAAACGCCACAGATCCGGATGAGGGCACAAACGGTAAAATAGTTTACTCTTTCAGCAGTCATGTCTCTCCCAAAATACTGGAGACATTTAAAATTAACCCTGAAAATGGTCAAATCACTTTGATTAAAAAAGTGGACTATGAATCTACGTCATCTTATGAGCTGGACATTCAGGCACAGGATCTGGGTCCCAACTCCATCCCTGGACTTTGTAAAATCGTCATCAAAGTGGTGGACGTGAACGACAACAAACCGGAGATCAACATTAACCTGATGACTCCTGGCAAGGAGGAGGTGGCCTACATCTCGGAGGGCGCGCCAGTGGACACCTTCATAGCACTGGTGCGCGTGGACGACAGTGACACGGGGCTCAACGGTGACGTGGTGTGCCGCCTGCACGGCCACGGTCACTTCCGGCTGCAGAAGACCTATGAGAAGAATTACATGATCCTGACCAACGTGTCtttggacagagagaagaggtcaGAGTACAGTCTGACAGTCATAGCTGAGGACCGCGGCTCTCCAAGCCTCTCCACAGTCAAACACTTCACTGTACAGGTGTTGGATGAAAACGACAACCCGCCTCGCTTTGAGAAGAGTCGCTACGAGGTCTTCAAGTCAGAGAACAACTCTCCAGGGGCCTACCTGATGACAGTGGTAGCGTCCGACCCTGACCTGGGCACTAACGGTCAGGTGACCTACACGGTGGTGGAAGCTCTGGTCCAGGGAAGCCCCATCTCCACCTACGTCACCATCGACCCGTCCAACGGCGCCATCTACGCTCTACGGAGCTTCGACCACGAGGACGTTAGCCGCATCGCCTTCACTGTCCAGGCACGCGATGGAGGGAACCCCGCCCTCTCCTCCAACGCCACCGTCCTCCTGACTGTGCTCGACGATAACGACAATCCGCCCACCATCCAGTCCCCACCCCTACGGAACCACACCGCCGATCTACCTCTCTGGAGACACGCCTCCGCCGGTCAGCTGGTCACCATCATTAAGGCCACCGACCGCGACACCGGTGCCAACGGCGAGCTGAGCTGCTCCATCGTCGGGGGCAACGAGGAGGGCCTGTTTGTGATGGACGCGCGGCGATGCGAGCTGCGGACCAATGGCAGTCTGGAAGGGGTTCCCAAGGACGTGCTGGAGATCAGGGTGGAGGTGCAGGACAGGGGCACCACTCGCCTGTCCACGGGGGCCCTGCTCCGCCTTTCCCTTCAGGAGAACATGGACATCCTCCCCCCAGACCTCCCCACGGGCCCAAGCCAGCCACCGCTGGACCTCTCCCTCATAATCATCATCTCCCTGGGGGCTGTGTGTGCCCTGCTGCTGGTGGTCATGGTGATGTTCACCACGGCACGCTGCAACAGGGAGAAGAAGGACCCACGCAACTCGTACAACTGCAGGGTGGCAGAGAACACGTACCAAAACCACCCGAAGAAGCCCTCTAGGCAGATCCATAAGGGAGACATCACCCTGGTTCCCACCGTCAACGGCACCCTGCCCGTTCGGGCACACCCACGCTCACCTTCTGCTTCGCCTGCCCCGGAGAGGGGCACCATGGGCAGCCGGCAGAGCCAACACAGCCGCCAGTCGCTTAACAGCCTAGTCACCATCTCCTCCAATCACGTCGCAGAGAACTTTGCTCTGGAACTGGCCCACGCCACGCCCCCTGTCGAG GGCCAGTACCAGCCTAGACCCTGTTTCCGTGGCAACAAATACTCCAGAAGCTACAG GTATGCTCTAAATGACATGGATAAGTTTAGTCTGAAGGACAGTGGTCGTGGTGACAGCGACGCTGGGGACAGTGACTACGAGGCAGGGAGAGAGTCTCCCATCGACAGGCTCCTGGGTGAGGCCTTTACTGAGCTATACCCCCCTGACGGCCAACACAGACCCCATCCACAGCATCCGCATGCAG cgaTGAGACTGTGCACTGAGGAGTGTCGTGTCCTGGGTCATTCTGACCAGTGCTGGATGCCTCCCCTGCCCTCCCCAGCCTCCTCTGACTACCGCAGTAACCTCTTCATCCCAGGAGATGACCCCCGCCAGGCCAGAGACCCCGAGCAGCCCCCACAGTCCTCCGACCCCGCCCACCCTCATGCCCAACGCAGCAACCAGAGCTTCTCCACCTTTGGCAAGGACAACCAGGAGGGGGCCGAGGAGGGAGAGGCGgaagatgggggagaggagggggaggacctCTGTGGAACCACCTCCCTGCTGTCAGAGATGAGCAGCGTGTTCCAGAGGCTCCTCCCCCCATCGCTGGACTCCTACATCCAGGTCAGTGAGACCCAGAAGGGAGGTACGAGTGTGGGGGGTGTAAGTGTCCCAATGACGGGGTCACTGGACAGGAGGAGGGGTCACTTGCCAGGTAAGCCCAGTGCCGCAGCCCACCAGCAAGGTGTGGCAGCGTGGGCTGCCAACACGCACTTCCAAAACCCCGGATCTAGCATCGGGCCCTCAGGCCA CCTCACTGCCCTGGTTAGCCCTACCCTGGTGGTACCCTCCCTggcccctgcccctgcccccatccctgtccctgtccccctcCCGGGGCCTTGCGGTAAGTGGCTCCCAGCCATGGAGGAGATCCCAGAGAACTTCGAGGAGGATGAGTTTGACTCGGTGCTGGGGCAGCTGGGACACCTGCAGGGGAAGAAGAGCGACAGCCGCCATGAGTTGATGGACGCCAGCGAGCTAGTGGCTGAGATCAACAAACTGTTACAGGACGTCCGGCAGAGCTAG